A section of the Cetobacterium somerae ATCC BAA-474 genome encodes:
- the secE gene encoding preprotein translocase subunit SecE, with product MGLINDVRREYSKVQWPRRKEIVAATSWVVAMSIFLGIYLGVFDIIASRLLKMLVSLFGG from the coding sequence ATGGGACTAATTAATGATGTAAGAAGAGAGTATTCTAAGGTTCAATGGCCTAGAAGAAAAGAGATTGTTGCAGCAACTAGTTGGGTTGTTGCTATGAGTATATTTTTAGGAATATACTTAGGAGTTTTCGATATAATTGCTTCAAGACTTTTAAAGATGCTTGTATCTCTCTTTGGAGGATAA